The Daphnia pulex isolate KAP4 chromosome 3, ASM2113471v1 genome includes a region encoding these proteins:
- the LOC124190308 gene encoding DNA-directed RNA polymerase I subunit RPA1-like, whose product MTWLAFSAEERAKYSKKTESPPDPVNAKFSFTRNVDVFDEQLDTMMSRYLDRPGVPIGKKELTRLVYNKAVAASFKPGEPVGMLAAQSIGEPSTQMTLNTFHFAGRGEMNVTLGIPQLREILMVAAANLQTPSMEFPYWVRDLKLYAKLKN is encoded by the exons ATGACGTGGCTAGCGTTTTCTGCCGAAGAACGGGCGAA ATACTCCAAAAAGACTGAAAGCCCACCTGATCCTGTAAACGCTAAATTTTCCTTTACACGAAATGTGGATGTGTTTGACGAGCAGCTGGACACGATGATGTCGCGCTACCTTGATCGTCCGGGCGTGCCCATTGGAAAGAAAGAGCTGACGCGACTCGTTTACAATAAAGCAGTTGCAGCCTCGTTCAAACCAGGGGAGCCGGTGGGAATGTTGGCTGCCCAGTCGATCGGTGAACCCTCAACCCAAATGACCCTCAACACTTTCCACTTTGCCGGCCGTGGTGAGATGAACGTGACGTTGGGTATCCCTCAATTGCGTGAAATCCTTATGGTGGCTGCTGCAAATCTCCAAACTCCGTCGATGGAATTCCCATATTG GGTAAGGGACCTAAAGCTCTACGCAAAgctgaaaaactaa